The region AGCAGATAGGCCCGCCGCGCCGGTTCCGCAGTGGCGGGCAGACAGTCGAGCGCGGCGGAGGCGAGCCACTCAGCTTGTCCTGGATGGCCCTGGCGGAACGACTGGCTGCTCAGGGCGCGCAGCACTAGCGCGTAGGTGAGCGTGTCGCCCGCCTCGCCCGCGACATCCAGCGCCAGGTGGAAGTACTGTTGCGCCTCTTTCGCCTCTCCTGCCCCAATCCACATCCGGGCGACGAGGAAACAGAGCTGCGAAGTGGCCGTGAGGAGGCTGGCATGGGTTCTGGCGGTGGCGGAAGCGCGTAGCCAGCTGTCCACGTCGTCCAGTAGGAAAGAGAGCGCGGCACCCATCGACTCGGTGCCCGCGAAGCGGGCCTGACGGCCGAAGAAGAGCACTGCGCTTTCCGCCGTCGCCAGCTCAGCGGCGCCAACCCGTCGCGCGCCGGGGTCTGGAGCTCCGGACCGCTCCCAGGGCTGACCTTCTGAGCGTAGCCACGGGGTGAAAGACGGCAGATGTTGCTCCCGGCAGGGGGTGCAGTCCGGACCTGCTATCTGATTTCGGCTCGCGACGTCGGCGTCCTGCTCCGGCGGGGACGGTGCCAACCCCGCTTCGACGAGCGTCACATCGCGGCCCAGCCGCCGGGAGAGCGCCTCCACCAGCAGCACTGCCACCTGACTGCGTGGCTTGGTGCCGCTCAGCCAGTGCGCCACTGCGCTGCGGTTGTAGGACAGCCGCAGCGGCGGCCGGCGCATGGCGCCCCTCATGTTGATCTCGCGCGCCAGCGCGTCGTACGTACATCCCGCATCATCCAGCAGAGCGCGCAGTCGTTGATTCGGGCTGAGCGGTGAGGTGCGTGGCACAGTCCCCTCCTGAAAGTCCCATCAGACCGCAGGGGGCTGGCAATGCCCCCGGCACGGGGCCGCAGAGACTGCGATCGGCGGGCTGTACGAGAAGTGTCCTTACGCGGGCTACCGGAGGGTGCCGGTTTCAACAGTCACAACATCGCCCGTCTAATTCCTGCGGAGTACGCTGGCCGCCACGCCGGGAGGAAACCGGTGCCTGAATCTCCAGCATTCGCGTGCATTTCCACCGTGCGGGCAGTTTGTCCTGGCCTCAATAATTTTGACTGTCTACATACCCCTCCCCTGGAAGGCTGAGTGCCGGTCGGCCGAATGGAGGTGCTTCGCGTCCGGTGAGACGTACACGGAAGCGCTCGCGTCCTGGACTCGAGCGGACAACTCCTGGCGATCGGTGCAATGCCGGACTGGATTTGGTCCGCCGTGAAGGAGATTCGAGATCAGGGGTCCTGCCCCGCGCAGGATGTCCATCCTGGAAAGCAAGAAGAAGTCTCACCCCCGGCGCTCATCCACGCAGGCGAGAAGTCCGCCGTCGACAGTGAGGACGGTGCCGGTGTGTGTGCTGGTTGCCAGGAAGAGAACGGTTGCGGCGATCTCTTCGGCGCTGGCCCAGCGATTGAGGGGGACGTGTGACAGTACTGCATCGGATACGGCGGGGCTGCCCCACAGGTCTCGGGTCATGTCAGTTCGGGTCCAGCCGGGGCAGACGGCATTGACACGGATGCCGGCGACGACCCATGCGTTGGCCAGGGCACTGGTCAGGGCGATGAGTTCGGCCTTGGCAGCGGCGTAGTGGGCGGCTTGGGGGAAGGCGCTCAGACCAGCGACCGAGGCGACGTTGACGATCATTCCGTTGCTGCTGCGGCTCAGATGGGGGGGCGGCCGCAACACAGATCTGGGCGGGGATCTCGAAGTCGACGGCAAGGGTCTCGCGCCAGAGAGGGCCGGTGAGGCGATCGGGGGCGATGGCGCGGCAGATACCTGCGGCGTTGATAATGATGTCCAGATGTTCCAGGTAATCGGTGCATTCATTGATGAGAGATCGCGCTGTGCCCGGGCGGGTGAGGTCGGCCGTGATCGTGTTGACGAGGGCCCCATGCTCCCGTAGCCGGGTGGCTGCCGTTGTGAGCTGGCCCGGGTTCCGGTCGGTGATGACGAGTGAGGCGCCAGCGGTGGCCAGCGCTACGGCTACGGCGTGTCCGATTCCTCCGGTGACACCGGTGATCAGGGCCGTTCGGCCGTGAAGTAAGCGGTGGTGCACGTTCGGCTCCTGGCGGGGTCGGTAGGGGGCCGCCCGGCGACCACCATGTTGGCAGCCTGTTCCACGCCTTCACGCCACATCGCATGCTTCTCTTGAGGCGAGATATCGAATCCTTCTAACCTCGGGCTTTCGCTTGGAGTCCGTCCGGATCATGGGCGGGAATGCGAAAGTGCCTTCTGACCTGGGACGATGAACCTTGTCGAGGGGTTCTGTCGTCCAAGCGGAAGGCACTTTCTGCGTGCAGGGTATCGGTTCGCGTCCCAGGCTCCATGTCTCCGCCGACGGTGCGGGGGTGGTCGGTCACGCCGGAGCACGGCTACTGGCTGATCTCGCCGATGCCACCGGACTGACCAGCGCGTACTCCACCGCGATGAGGCCTCTTCGGCCAACGCGGCACTGGGCATGACCCGGGCCGGATCGCCACCGACCTCGCTGTGATGCTGGCTGACGGCGGCGAGGCGATCGCGGATCTGGCCGTGCTGCGCGACCAGGTCGAGGTGTTCGGCCCGGTCGCCTCGACACCGACCGCCTGGCGGCTGCTGGCCACCGTCGACGAACGCGTACTGGACCGTCTGCGCTCAGCCCGCGCTCAGGCCCGGGAAGTGGCCTGGCTGCAGGCATCCGAGACCCGCTGCGGCATACCGGCGGCGAAAGCCGGCGGACGGGAAGTGCCCGGCCTGGTCCTGGACATCGACGCCACGCTGATCACCTGCCACTCCCAGAAGGACCGAGCCGCACCCACCTACAAAGGCGGCTTCGGCTTCCACCCCCTGCTGTGCTTCCTCGCGAACACCGGCGAGGCGATGTCCGGGCGGCTGCGGCCCGGCAACGCCGGAGCCAACACGGGCGCCGATCACATCGCGGTGCTGGACGACGCTCTCGCACAGATCCCCGACGCCCACCGGCACGGCACCGACATCCTCGTCCGCACCGACAGCGCCGGATCCGCGAAAGCCTTCCTTGCCCACGTCCGAGAGTTGCGGGCACGCGGAATCCGCACCTTCTTCTCGGTCGGATACGCCATCACCGAGCCGGCCCGCCGCGCGATCCGGGCCCTGCCCGAGCAGATCTGGCACCCCGCCCTGGACCAGGACGGCACGCTGCGCGAGTCCGCCGAGGTCACCGAACTGACCGGCACAGTCGACCTCACCGGCTACCCGGCCGGCACCCGCATCATCGTCCGCCGTGAACGCCCCCACCCCGGAGCCCAGCTCTCGCTGTTCGACCAGGACGAGGGCCTGCGGCACCAGGTCTTCCTCACCGACACCCCGTTCACCTCCGGCCCGGCGCAGTTCCTGGAGGTCCGCCACCGCGGACACGCCACCGTCGAAGACCACATCCGATGCGGCAAGACCACCGGCTTCGGCCGCTTCCCCTCCCGCCACTTCCCGGTCAACGCCGCCTGGCTCGAACTCAGCCTCGCCGCGATCGACCTCCTCGCCTGGACCCGGGTCCTCCTGCTCGACGGCGAACTCGCCGCTGCCGAACCCAAGAAGCTCCGCTACCGGATCCTGCACGTCGCCGCCCGCCTCACCCGGGGCGGCCGCCGTCTCCGCCTTCGGATATCGGCGACCTGGCCCTGGCGACATGAACTCGCGGCCGCATTCCACCACCTGACCGCACTGCCCCGCCCCGCAGGCTGACCCGCCGCCTCCCGACCACTCACGACCCGAAGGACATTGGAGAACCCGACCACCGCGTCGGGCCCTCACCATGCCCACCGGCCGACACGACCTCAAACGACCTCGCTCAGTCGCCCACCAGCCCCAACTGAAACGGCGAGGCTAGGGCCAATACCGGTAACTTAGGGCGTTTTTATCCGTTTGACCCGTTTGGGTTTCATGGCATTGACGATGGTGATGGCCGGGGCGGGCGGGTGTTGTGCACCATGGTGGGCTGCGCGTTTAAGGGGCCAGTTGGCGACTTTGCGTTTGATGACGCGGGCGTTGGCCCTGCGGCGTCGTGGTGGCAGGAGGCGTTCGAGGAGTTCAGCGTGGGTGGCTTTGATGGCGCGGGTGAGTCTGCCGGGGGGGGGCCGGCCCGCGCCAGGCGCACACCACGGCCGCAGGACCCGCGTTGCGGGGCGTGCGGTAGCCGGCGAAGACTGGGGGGACGGAACCCGGGGGCCGACGCGCTGCGGAAGGACCTTCAGCGATGGGCCGATACGCACGGCTTCCCAGTGTCAGGACCTGGTACGAGATCGAGGGGACCGGCGACCCGCTGCTCCTGCTGCACGGCGGCTTGTGCACCAACGACACGTCGGGGGAGCTGCGCACCGGCCTGGCGGCACGGCACCGCGTCTTCCTGCCCGAACGGCTCGCCCACGGCCACACCCCCAACGTCCCGGGGCCGCTCCCCTACTGGGACATGGCCGAGGACACCGTGGCCTTCCCGGAGACGGTCGTGGGCGGGCCGGCGCACCTGGCCGGGTGGAGCGACGGCGGGATCGTGGCGCTGCTCATGGCAGCCGCCCGGCCCGACCTGGTCCGCAGGACGGTGCTGGTCGGCACCAACTTCCGCCCCGGGCCGGAGTGCTTCGCCGCGCCGGCGAAGCTGGAGACGATGACACCCGACGGCCCGGACCTGGCCTTCTTCCGCGAGCTGTACGAGGCCGTGTCGCCGGATGGCGCGGAGCACTGGCCGGTGGCCGCGGCGAAGGTGCTCGCCATGTGGCGCACACAGCCGACCCTCACCGCCGCGGACCTCGCCCGCGTGCGCACCCCCACGCTCGTCATGGCCGGGGACGACGACCTGATCACGCTGGAGCACACCTGCGCCCTGTACCGCGGCATCGAGGACTCACAACTGGCTGTCGTACCAGGGGCCTCGCACCTGGTACCGCTGGAGCAGCCGGACCGCGTGGGCCGGCTCGTCCTCGACCACCTCGCGCAGGACGCGCCGGTCGAGACGATGCTGCCGGTCCGCCGCGCGGGACGCCCGGACGGCGCCTCCGGGGCGGACCGGTCGGCATGACCGCCGGCCCCGCCCGCGGGCCGCAGGCCGCAGGCCGCAGGCCGCAGGCCGCAGGCCGCAGGCCGCCCACCCTCCCGGGAGGCAGCCCCGATGTCCATACTCTGGACACTCACAGTGCCTCCTTAACGACTGTCCGGATCTACAACGCTAGCTTGACCTTTAGCCTCGCCGTTTCAGTTGGGGCTGGTGGGCGACTGAGCGAGGTCGTTTGAGGTCGTGTCGGCCGGTGGGCATGGTGAGGGCCCGACGCGGTGGTCGGGTTCTCCAATGTCCTTCGGGTCGTGAGTGGTCGGGAGGCGGCGGGTCAGCCTGCGGGGCGGGGCAGTGCGGTCAGGTGGTGGAATGCGGCCGCGAGTTCATGTCGCCAGGGCCAGGTCGCCGATATCCGAAGGCGGAGACGGCGGCCGCCCCGGGTGAGGCGGGCGGCGACGTGCAGGATCCGGTAGCGGAGCTTCTTGGGTTCGGCAGCGGCGAGTTCGCCGTCGAGCAGGAGGACCCGGGTCCAGGCGAGGAGGTCGATCGCGGCGAGGCTGAGTTCGAGCCAGGCGGCGTTGACCGGGAAGTGGCGGGAGGGGAAGCGGCCGAAGCCGGTGGTCTTGCCGCATCGGATGTGGTCTTCGACGGTGGCGTGTCCGCGGTGGCGGACCTCCAGGAACTGCGCCGGGCCGGAGGTGAACGGGGTGTCGGTGAGGAAGACCTGGTGCCGCAGGCCCTCGTCCTGGTCGAACAGCGAGAGCTGGGCTCCGGGGTGGGGGCGTTCACGGCGGACGATGATGCGGGTGCCGGCCGGGTAGCCGGTGAGGTCGACTGTGCCGGTCAGTTCGGTGACCTCGGCGGACTCGCGCAGCGTGCCGTCCTGGTCCAGGGCGGGGTGCCAGATCTGCTCGGGCAGGGCCCGGATCGCGCGGCGGGCCGGCTCGGTGATGGCGTATCCGACCGAGAAGAAGGTGCGGATTCCGCGTGCCCGCAACTCTCGGACGTGGGCAAGGAAGGCTTTCGCGGATCCGGCGCTGTCGGTGCGGACGAGGATGTCGGTGCCGTGCCGGTGGGCGTCGGGGATCTGTGCGAGAGCGTCGTCCAGCACCGCGATGTGATCGGCGCCCGTGTTGGCTCCGGCGTTGCCGGGCCGCAGCCGCCCGGACATCGCCTCGCCGGTGTTCGCGAGGAAGCACAGCAGGGGGTGGAAGCCGAAGCCGCCTTTGTAGGTGGGTGCGGCTCGGTCCTTCTGGGAGTGGCAGGTGATCAGCGTGGCGTCGATGTCCAGGACCAGGCCGGGCACTTCCCGTCCGCCGGCTTTCGCCGCCGGTATGCCGCAGCGGGTCTCGGATGCCTGCAGCCAGGCCACTTCCCGGGCCTGAGCGCGGGCTGAGCGCAGACGGTCCAGTACGCGTTCGTCGACGGTGGCCAGCAGCCGCCAGGCGGTCGGTGTCGAGGCGACCGGGCCGAACACCTCGACCTGGTCGCGCAGCACGGCCAGATCCGCGATCGCCTCGCCGCCGTCAGCCAGCATCACAGCGAGGTCGGTGGCGATCCGGCCCGGGTCATGCCCAGTGCCGCGTTGGCCGAAGAGGCCTCATCGCGGTGGAGTACGCGCTGGTCAGTCCGGTGGCATCGGCGAGATCAGCCAGTAGCCGTGCTCCGGCGTGACCGACCACCCCCGCACCGTCGGCGGAGACATGGAGCCTGGGACGCGAACCGATACCCTGCACGCAGAAAGTGCCTTCCGCTTGGACGACAGAACCCCTCGACAAGGTTCATCGTCCCAGGTCAGAAGGCACTTTCGCATTCCCGCCCATGATCCGGACGGACTCCAAGCGAAAGCCCGAGGTTAATCCGTGCGGCGTGGTCGCGGGATCGTGGACTTCTTCGGTCTCGTACCTGACTTTCCGGTGGTGCGCACGTCGCGGCCTGGGAT is a window of Streptomyces sp. NBC_01477 DNA encoding:
- a CDS encoding tetratricopeptide repeat protein; this encodes MPRTSPLSPNQRLRALLDDAGCTYDALAREINMRGAMRRPPLRLSYNRSAVAHWLSGTKPRSQVAVLLVEALSRRLGRDVTLVEAGLAPSPPEQDADVASRNQIAGPDCTPCREQHLPSFTPWLRSEGQPWERSGAPDPGARRVGAAELATAESAVLFFGRQARFAGTESMGAALSFLLDDVDSWLRASATARTHASLLTATSQLCFLVARMWIGAGEAKEAQQYFHLALDVAGEAGDTLTYALVLRALSSQSFRQGHPGQAEWLASAALDCLPATAEPARRAYLLAQSAVTKAAAGDRRATLRDLCGADRQRARAGDGDGPFTSYAETALAYQRGEAMAALGDVDLALRAYDRSLRLREPEQHWAIALTHTRLAELSCSIPDVERAVLHAREAVRKFPHLYPKVVGMLQRRLWRALAPYRSTAAVQACFEGFVANTTVETIGHHCTYP
- a CDS encoding SDR family NAD(P)-dependent oxidoreductase; this encodes MLRPPPHLSRSSNGMIVNVASVAGLSAFPQAAHYAAAKAELIALTSALANAWVVAGIRVNAVCPGWTRTDMTRDLWGSPAVSDAVLSHVPLNRWASAEEIAATVLFLATSTHTGTVLTVDGGLLACVDERRG
- a CDS encoding alpha/beta fold hydrolase, giving the protein MGRYARLPSVRTWYEIEGTGDPLLLLHGGLCTNDTSGELRTGLAARHRVFLPERLAHGHTPNVPGPLPYWDMAEDTVAFPETVVGGPAHLAGWSDGGIVALLMAAARPDLVRRTVLVGTNFRPGPECFAAPAKLETMTPDGPDLAFFRELYEAVSPDGAEHWPVAAAKVLAMWRTQPTLTAADLARVRTPTLVMAGDDDLITLEHTCALYRGIEDSQLAVVPGASHLVPLEQPDRVGRLVLDHLAQDAPVETMLPVRRAGRPDGASGADRSA